A window of Saccharomyces paradoxus chromosome XIII, complete sequence contains these coding sequences:
- the NPL6 gene encoding Npl6p (Component of the RSC chromatin remodeling complex~similar to YMR091C), with amino-acid sequence MSDSEGGLASEVEHEKRSRSTSNRPNYAIDTEDLDIDENDENEDDDYREEEANEGVNEEEISDEEEQINRSGRNKRTHVDEGEDLSEDKGVTRSGNRQKSKKPVFPGIDDVEENLNPLKVLNEEYVLPDDPEGETKITADGDLLGGREFLVRTFTLTEKGDRKFMLATEPARIVGFRDSYLFFQTHPNLYKFILNQTQKNDLIDRGVLPYSYRNRQIALVTARGVFKEFGAKIIRGGKHITDDYYASELRTKGNVIEGKLAGDPIDKSARALETMMYSVSDNGINPAKNQVEFFEHRPHGHMSNSNIIASGSKLSSTNWLYQHSAACSRFNSDLFYDRVKVLLVDQQGLRDAYTNTLHIPESTQPTTVLGWRRSKNDSPSDTSIVYETVIHDNDLNKPTTGLSEIPKEIYEDVVDEEVLNAIAEQRGFEKINDEYV; translated from the coding sequence ATGTCAGATTCAGAGGGCGGTCTAGCTTCCGAAGTTGAACATGAGAAGCGGTCAAGATCCACTAGTAACAGACCCAACTATGCAATTGACACTGAGGATCTagatattgatgaaaatgacgagaatgaagatgatgacTATAGAGAAGAAGAGGCCAATGAGGGAGTGaatgaggaagaaattAGTGATGAGGAGGAACAGATAAATAGAAGtggaagaaacaaaaggaCGCACGTGGATGAAGGGGAGGATCTATCAGAGGATAAAGGCGTTACGAGATCTGGAAACCGTCAAAAGTCCAAAAAACCGGTGTTTCCCGGAATCGACGATGTTGAGGAGAACCTAAATCCTTTGAAGGTACtcaatgaagaatatgtTTTACCGGATGATCCCGAAGGTGAAACGAAGATAACTGCAGATGGTGATTTGTTAGGAGGCAGAGAATTTCTAGTGCGCACTTTCACATTAACCGAAAAAGGAGATCGAAAATTTATGCTAGCCACCGAACCAGCTAGAATAGTGGGTTTCAGAGATtcatatttattttttcaaactcaTCCTAACCTTTAcaagtttattttgaatCAAACTCAAAAGAACGACTTGATAGACCGTGGCGTTTTACCTTATTCATATAGAAATAGACAAATTGCTCTTGTTACCGCTAGAGGCGTGTTTAAAGAATTTGGTGCCAAGATCATTCGTGGCGGCAAACATATAACGGATGATTATTATGCTTCTGAATTAAGAACAAAGGGAAATGTCATTGAAGGTAAACTTGCCGGTGATCCTATTGATAAATCTGCAAGGGCCTTGGAAACCATGATGTATTCTGTTTCAGATAATGGCATAAACCCTGCAAAAAACCAGGTGGAGTTCTTTGAACACAGGCCACATGGTCATATGAGTAATTCTAATATTATTGCATCAGGTAGTAAGCTGAGTTCGACAAATTGGCTGTATCAGCATTCTGCTGCGTGTAGTAGATTTAATAGTGATTTGTTTTATGATAGAGTGAAGGTTCTTCTTGTAGATCAGCAAGGCTTAAGAGATGCATACACGAATACATTACACATACCAGAATCTACACAGCCAACCACTGTTTTAGGATGGAGGAGATCAAAGAATGACAGTCCCAGTGACACAAGCATTGTGTATGAAACCGTTATACACGATAACGATTTAAATAAACCGACAACGGGTCTCTCGGAGATTCCGAAAGAGATCTATGAAGAtgttgttgatgaagaagtttTAAATGCTATCGCTGAACAAAgaggttttgaaaaaataaacgaCGAATATGTTTAG
- the AIP1 gene encoding Aip1p (Actin cortical patch component~similar to YMR092C), which yields MSSVSLKEIIPPQPSTQRNFTTHLSYDSTTNAIAYPCGKSAFVRCLDDEDSKMPSVVQFTGHGSSVVTTVKFSPIKGSQYLCSGDESGKVIVWGWTFDKESNSVEVNVKSEFQVLAGPISDISWDFEGRRLCVVGEGRDNFGVFISWDSGNSLGEISGHSQRINACHLKQSRPMRSMTVGDDGSVVFYQGPPFKFSASDRIHHKQGSFVRDVEFSPASGEFVVTVGSDRKISCFDGKTGEFIKYIKDDQEPVQGGIFALSWLDSQKFATVGADAAIRVWDVTTSKCIQKWTLDKQQLGNQQVGVVATGSGKIISLSLDGTLSFYELGRDEVLKTISGHNKGITALTVNPLISGSYDGRIMEWSSFSVHQDHTNLIVSLDNSKSQEYSSISWDDTLKVNGITKHEFGSQPKIASVNDDGLAAVITNDDDLLILQSFTGDIIKSVRLKSAGSAVSMSQNYVAVGLEEGNAIQVFKLSDLEVSFELKTPLRAKPSYISISPSETYIAAGDVMGKILLYDLQSKEVKTSRWAFHTSKINAISWKPAVKGANEEEIEEDLVATGSLDTNIFIYSVKRPMKIIKALNAHKDGVNNLLWETPTTLVSAGADACIKRWNVDLE from the coding sequence atgtcATCTGTCTCCTTGAAGGAAATTATACCACCTCAGCCTTCGACACAGCGTAACTTTACCACGCATTTGTCATATGACTCTACAACCAATGCAATTGCTTATCCATGTGGCAAATCTGCCTTTGTGCGTTGTTTGGACGACGAAGACAGTAAAATGCCCTCAGTAGTACAATTTACTGGCCATGGCTCCTCAGTAGTCACAACAGTGAAATTCTCTCCCATTAAGGGTTCTCAGTATCTATGCTCCGGTGATGAATCCGGAAAAGTGATTGTTTGGGGGTGGACTTTCGACAAAGAAAGCAACTCTGTCGAGGTGAATGTTAAGTCTGAATTTCAAGTTTTAGCAGGTCCAATCAGCGATATATCCTGGGATTTTGAAGGGCGAAGACTCTGCGTCGTGGGGGAAGGTCGTGATAACTTTGGTGTTTTCATATCCTGGGATTCTGGTAACTCCCTTGGTGAAATTTCGGGTCACTCGCAACGTATTAATGCTTGTCATTTAAAACAATCTAGACCTATGAGATCGATGACAGTTGGGGATGATGGATCAGTTGTCTTCTACCAAGGGCCTCCATTTAAGTTCTCTGCCAGTGACAGAATACATCACAAACAAGGTTCCTTTGTAAGAGATGTTGAATTTTCACCGGCCAGTGGTGAATTTGTCGTTACAGTAGGATCTGATAGAAAGATTTCATGCTTTGATGGTAAAACAGGTGAGTTCATCAAATATATAAAGGATGACCAAGAGCCAGTTCAAGGTGGTATATTTGCGTTATCGTGGCTTGATTCCCAAAAGTTTGCTACCGTAGGGGCAGACGCTGCCATTAGAGTTTGGGATGTCACAACGTCAAAAtgcattcaaaaatggacCTTAGACAAGCAGCAACTGGGCAATCAACAAGTAGGTGTTGTTGCAACTGGAAGtggaaaaattatttctctttcattGGATGGAACTTTAAGTTTCTATGAACTTGGACGTGATGAGGTTTTGAAAACTATTAGTGGTCATAACAAGGGTATTACTGCATTAACAGTCAACCCGCTAATCAGCGGGTCATACGATGGTAGGATTATGGAATGGTCTAGCTTTTCCGTGCACCAAGATCATACCAACTTGATTGTTTCATTAGACAATAGTAAGTCGCAAGAATACTCCAGTATTTCTTGGGATGATACTTTGAAAGTGAACGGTATTACTAAGCACGAATTTGGATCACAGCCAAAGATTGCTAGCGTAAACGATGATGGCTTGGCGGCAGTAATTACAAATGATGATGATCTGCTAATATTGCAATCTTTCACGGGCGATATTATCAAGAGTGTGAGATTAAAGTCGGCGGGTTCTGCCGTTAGCATGAGTCAAAATTATGTTGCAGTTGGCTTGGAAGAAGGTAATGCTATCCAGGTATTCAAATTATCAGATTTGGAGGTCAGTTTTGAATTAAAAACACCTCTTCGCGCAAAACCCTCCTACATATCAATTTCGCCATCCGAAACATATATCGCTGCCGGAGATGTTATGGGTAAGATATTACTATATGATTTGCAATCAAAAGAAGTCAAAACTTCGAGATGGGCTTTTCATACTAGTAAAATCAACGCCATTTCATGGAAACCTGCTGTAAAAGGCGCAAATGAAGAGGAAATTGAAGAGGATTTAGTTGCCACTGGTTCTTTAGATACtaatatctttatttaCTCCGTTAAAAGACCCATGAAGATCATTAAGGCGTTGAATGCTCACAAGGATGGCGTTAACAATCTTTTATGGGAAACACCAACTACTTTGGTTAGTGCTGGTGCGGACGCATGCATCAAGAGATGGAATGTTGACCTCGAGTAG
- the UTP15 gene encoding snoRNA-binding rRNA-processing protein UTP15 (Nucleolar protein~similar to YMR093W): protein MSTARPRIITSKAPLLPQQTTPEQRYWRQYTSAQLVKEHNSVTHISFNPQHPHDFAVTSSTRVQIFSSRTRQVIKTFSRFKDVVYSASFRSDGKLLCAGDATGLVSVYDSYNPRTILLSINASTHPTHVTKFHTQDNKVLATASDDRVTRLWDISNAYEPQLELTGATDYVRTLSFIPAAPHLVATGSYDGLIRLYDTRSSGSTPIYSLNHDQPIENVIAVSPTQIVSCGGNNFKVWDLTSNKKLYERGNFNKAVTCLDYVENFDSPMQSALIASSLDGHVKVFDPLDNFQVRFGWKFSGPVLSCAVSPSTAQGNRHLIAGLSSGLLAIRTKKKEKRTSDKESAPVSSNKNVKSNNFQRMMRGSEYQGDQEHIIHNDKVRSQRRMRAFERNINQFKWSEALDNAFVPGMAKELTLTVLQELRKRGKIRVALYGRDESTLEPLLNWCLKGIEDVRSASIVADWVAVVLELYGNTLESSPVLQELMIDLKAKVRHEIHKSKEAQRIEGMLQLLTS, encoded by the coding sequence atgTCCACTGCCAGGCCTAGAATAATTACTTCAAAGGCTCCGTTATTGCCTCAACAGACTACTCCGGAGCAGCGTTACTGGCGTCAATACACTTCCGCACAACTGGTTAAAGAACATAATAGCGTCACTCACATATCGTTCAATCCTCAACACCCTCATGATTTTGCAGTAACCTCCTCGACCAGGGTTCAAATATTCTCTTCAAGAACAAGGCAGGTAATCAAAACCTTCTCAAGATTTAAAGATGTTGTCTATTCTGCATCTTTTAGAAGTGATGGTAAGTTGCTTTGTGCCGGTGATGCTACCGGTTTAGTGTCCGTATACGATAGTTACAATCCAAGAACTATCCTTTTATCTATAAACGCATCCACACATCCTACACATGTTACGAAGTTTCATACCCAAGATAATAAAGTTCTAGCTACGGCAAGTGATGATAGAGTGACAAGACTTTGGGATATATCCAACGCATATGAGCCACAATTAGAACTTACAGGAGCTACTGATTATGTCCGTACATTATCATTTATTCCAGCTGCCCCACATTTGGTTGCAACAGGTTCATATGATGGTTTGATTAGATTATATGATACAAGATCCAGCGGATCCACTCCAATTTATTCTCTGAATCATGATCAACCTATCGAGAATGTTATTGCAGTATCCCCAACTCAAATCGTTTCTTGCGGTGGCAATAACTTTAAAGTTTGGGACTTGACCAGTAATAAGAAATTATACGAACGTGGTAATTTCAACAAGGCTGTCACATGCTTGGACTATGTTGAGAATTTTGATTCTCCAATGCAATCAGCATTGATTGCTTCTTCGTTAGATGGGCATGTAAAAGTTTTTGATCCTTTAGACAATTTCCAAGTCAGGTTTGGTTGGAAATTTTCGGGTCCCGTACTAAGTTGTGCAGTCTCTCCTAGTACTGCACAAGGGAATAGGCATTTAATAGCTGGTTTATCATCAGGTCTACTAGCCATCAGAACcaaaaagaaggagaaaCGTACTTCCGATAAAGAAAGTGCACCAGTAAGCTCAAATAAGAATGTAAAGAGTAATAACTTCCAAAGAATGATGCGAGGATCAGAATACCAAGGTGATCAAGAGCATATAATCCACAATGATAAGGTAAGATCTCAACGTCGTATGCGTGCATTCGAAAGGAACATAAATCAGTTTAAATGGAGTGAAGCGCTAGACAATGCTTTTGTACCGGGTATGGCCAAAGAGTTGACACTCACTGTCCTTCAAGAACTACGCAAACGTGGGAAAATTCGTGTAGCATTGTATGGTAGAGACGAATCTACATTAGAGCCGCTACTGAATTGGTGCTTAAAAGGTATCGAAGATGTGAGGTCAGCATCTATAGTCGCGGATTGGGTCGCTGTAGTTTTAGAATTATATGGGAATACATTAGAAAGCTCTCCAGTTCTTCAAGAATTGATGATAGATTTGAAAGCTAAAGTTAGACACGAAATTCATAAGTCCAAAGAAGCTCAAAGAATTGAAGGTATGCTCCAACTTTTGACGAGTTAA
- the CTF13 gene encoding Ctf13p (Subunit of the CBF3 complex~similar to YMR094W): MPSFNPIRFLELPIDIRKEVYFHLNGNFCGAHPYPIDILYKSNDVELPGKPGYKRSKRSKKLLRYMYPVFASYLNIFEYSPQLIEKWLEYAFWLRYDCLVLDCLRVNHLYDGTLIGAFEWTYLDNELRLAYFNKASMLEVWYTFKEYKMWVIDSAAYSELGLPNVNNIQFNIDNLTPQIVGKCLSILEQKDLFTTIREIQFGQDEEVGEERDLDDSEADSDENASSSSTLKNKKRSVSKKSYSDNSNVEAKQNQLTSTSVIRTIRCMESMKSLRKIAVGGEKLYELLINFHGFRDNPGKTISYIVKRRINEIRLSRMDRISRTGLADFTRWDNLQTLVLSRIAYIDLNGIVFPKNFKSLTIKHVRKIRWWNIEENILKELKVNKKTFKSLYIKEDDSKFTNFFNLRQTRIKQLDKSEINQITCLRCQALVWLSFRALNHIKLQSISEVFNNSIIVPRALFDSKRVEIYQCEKISEILVI, from the coding sequence ATGCCTTCTTTTAATCCAATTAGATTCTTAGAATTACCAATTGACATTAGAAAAGAAGTCTACTTTCATTTAAATGGTAATTTTTGCGGAGCACATCCATACCCAATAGATATATTATACAAATCTAATGATGTGGAGCTTCCAGGAAAGCCAGGTTATAAAAGATCTAAGAGATCTAAGAAACTATTGAGGTATATGTATCCTGTTTTTGCCTCGTATTTGAACATTTTCGAATACTCTCCACAActcattgaaaaatggcTTGAATATGCATTTTGGTTGCGCTATGATTGCTTAGTTTTGGACTGTTTGAGAGTAAACCATCTATATGATGGAACGCTCATTGGTGCATTCGAATGGACGTACCTCGATAACGAACTTCGGCTGGCTTATTTCAATAAGGCCAGTATGCTAGAAGTTTGGTATACTTTTAAAGAGTACAAGATGTGGGTGATAGACAGTGCTGCTTATAGCGAGCTTGGCTTGCCTAACGtaaataatattcaattCAATATCGATAATCTAACTCCACAAATAGTAGGCAAGTGCTTATCAATTCTAGAACAGAAAGATTTATTTACAACAATTAGAGAAATACAATTTGGacaagatgaagaagtaGGAGAAGAGAGAGATCTTGACGATAGTGAAGCTGATTCTGACGAAAATGCTTCATCTAGCTCCACattgaaaaacaagaaaagatcagTTTCTAAAAAATCGTATTCAGACAATAGCAATGTGGAAGCAAAGCAAAATCAGCTGACAAGTACGTCAGTTATCAGGACAATAAGGTGTATGGAATCTATGAAAAGCTTGCGGAAGATTGCTGTGGGAGGGGAGAAATTATATGAGTTGCTAATAAATTTTCATGGGTTTAGAGACAATCCTGGTAAAACGATTAGTTACATAGTGAAACGTAGGATAAATGAAATACGGCTATCGCGAATGGATCGAATTTCCAGAACTGGACTAGCTGATTTTACAAGATGGGACAATTTGCAAACGCTCGTTTTGAGTAGAATAGCTTACATCGACTTGAATGGCATTGTCTTTcccaaaaatttcaagtcTTTGACAATAAAGCATGTGAGAAAAATCAGGTGGTGGAATATCGAGGAAAACATACTAAAGGAACTAAAagtgaacaaaaaaacttttaaatCATTGTATATAAAGGAAGATGATAGTAAATTTacaaactttttcaacCTCAGACAAACGAGAATAAAACAGCTTGACAAAAGTGAAATTAATCAAATAACATGCCTTCGATGTCAAGCATTAGTTTGGCTATCCTTTCGGGCTCTGAACCATATCAAACTACAAAGTATATCTGAAGTTTTTAACAATAGCATCATCGTACCTAGGGCTTTATTCGATAGTAAGCGAGTAGAAATTTACCaatgtgaaaaaatctCTGAGATTCTAGTAATATAG
- the SNO1 gene encoding putative pyridoxal 5'-phosphate synthase (Protein of unconfirmed function~similar to YMR095C), producing MHHTHSKGSRKSMKTIGVLALQGAFLEHTNHLKKCLAENDYGVKIEIRTVKTPEDLTQCDALIIPGGESTSMSLIAQKTGLYPFLYEFVHNSEKVVWGTCAGLIFLSAQLENENALVKTLGVLKVDVRRNAFGRQAQSFTQICDFSNFIPDCDDFPATFIRAPVIEKILDPIAVKTLYELPMNGKSVAVAAMQNHNILVTSFHPELAENDIRFHDWFIRQFVSN from the coding sequence ATGCACCATACCCACAGTAAAGGTTCCAGAAAATCGATGAAAACAATTGGAGTTTTGGCGTTGCAAGGCGCCTTTTTGGAGCATACCAACCATCTGAAAAAGTGTCTGGCTGAAAACGACTATGGAGTAAAAATAGAAATCAGAACTGTGAAAACTCCTGAAGACCTAACCCAGTGCGATGCCCTCATTATTCCCGGAGGGGAGTCCACGTCGATGTCCCTCATCGCTCAAAAAACAGGCTTGTATCCTTTTTTATACGAATTCGTTCACAACTCGGAAAAGGTAGTTTGGGGCACTTGTGCTGGTCTCATCTTTTTAAGCGCGCAATTAGAGAACGAAAATGCCCTGGTGAAGACTTTAGGTGTGTTGAAAGTCGACGTGAGAAGAAACGCATTTGGAAGACAAGCTCAATCTTTTACACAAATATGcgatttttccaatttcatACCTGATTGTGATGATTTTCCTGCTACTTTTATTCGTGCACCCGTGATCGAGAAGATTTTGGATCCCATCGCGGTTAAAACTTTATATGAATTGCCAATGAATGGAAAGAGTGTGGCTGTAGCTGCAATGCAAAATCATAACATCCTTGTGACTTCTTTCCATCCAGAACTTGCTGAAAATGACATAAGATTCCATGATTGGTTTATTAGACAATTTGTTTCTAATTGA
- the SNZ1 gene encoding pyridoxine biosynthesis protein SNZ1 (Protein involved in vitamin B6 biosynthesis~similar to YMR096W) has protein sequence MTGEDFKIKSGLAQMLKGGVIMDVVTPEQAKIAEKAGACAVMALECIPADMRKSGKVCRMSDPKMIKDIMNSVSIPVMAKVRIGHFVEAQIIEALEVDYIDESEVLTPADWIHHIEKDKFKVPFVCGAKDLGEALRRINEGAAMIRTKGEAGTGDVSEAVKHITRITEEIKTYQQLKNEDDIAKAAQEMRVPVSLLKDVLERGKLPVVNFAAGGVATPADAALLMQLGCDGVFVGSGIFKSSNPAKLANAVVEATTHFDNPAKLLEVSSNLGELMGGVSIESINHDSNGVRLSEIGW, from the coding sequence ATGACTGGAGAAGACTTTAAGATTAAGAGTGGGCTCGCCCAAATGTTAAAAGGTGGTGTCATCATGGATGTTGTTACTCCAGAACAGGCTAAAATAGCTGAAAAGGCGGGTGCCTGTGCGGTGATGGCATTGGAATGCATTCCAGCAGACATGCGGAAGTCAGGGAAGGTTTGCCGCATGTCAGATCCAAAGATGATTAAGGACATCATGAACTCCGTTTCCATCCCCGTTATGGCGAAGGTGAGGATTGGCCATTTTGTTGAAGCTCAAATTATTGAAGCTTTAGAAGTGGATTATATTGACGAAAGTGAAGTCTTGACTCCTGCTGATTGGATCCACCACATTGAAAAGGACAAATTCAAAGTCCCATTCGTTTGTGGTGCTAAAGACTTAGGTGAAGCTTTGAGAAGAATTAATGAAGGCGCCGCTATGATTCGTACTAAGGGTGAAGCCGGAACTGGTGATGTCTCCGAAGCCGTCAAGCATATAACGAGAATTACAGAGGAGATAAAGACGTATCAACAATTGAAGAACGAAGACGACATTGCAAAAGCTGCTCAGGAAATGAGGGTACCAGTTTCATTGCTGAAAGATGTTCTGGAAAGGGGTAAGTTACCGGTAGTGAATTTCGCAGCAGGTGGTGTAGCGACGCCAGCCGATGCCGCATTGTTAATGCAGTTGGGTTGTGACGGTGTGTTTGTTGGTTCGGGGATTTTTAAGTCATCTAATCCTGCAAAGTTGGCCAATGCCGTAGTAGAGGCTACCACTCACTTCGACAATCCCGCTAAACTGCTGGAAGTATCCAGTAACTTAGGAGAGTTAATGGGTGGCGTATCCATCGAATCCATTAATCATGATTCCAATGGTGTGAGACTTTCTGAAATTGGCTGGTGA
- the MTG1 gene encoding putative GTPase MTG1 (GTPase peripheral to the mitochondrial inner membrane~similar to YMR097C), with the protein MHTNVKATRRAISNISPFTPRYEFPKYSMPLTDFKGHQLKALRKFERLLPQMNMIIELRDIRAPLSTRNVVFDRIARREHDMMKLVVYTRKDLMPGNKAYIRKLKYWHEELGEKFILLDCRNRIEVKNLLKVLEWKNFELEKNGGYLPMGYRALITGMPNVGKSTLINSLRSIFHGYDRENMGRHKKVAKTGAEAGVTRATSEVIRVASRNMESRNEIYLIDTPGIGVPGRVSDHNRMLGLALCGSVKNNLIDPIFQADYLLYLMNLQNLNEGRKELYPGSTDSPTNDIYEVLRRLQANKSQNEKSTAIEWTNKWRLQGKGIIFDPEVLLSNDEFSYKRYVNSQLEKLGELSYEGLSNKLKGNPNQVF; encoded by the coding sequence ATGCACACAAATGTGAAAGCGACAAGAAGGGCAATTTCCAATATTTCACCCTTCACACCCAGGTATGAGTTTCCAAAGTACAGTATGCCTCTCACCGATTTCAAGGGGCACCAACTCAAGGCTcttagaaaatttgaaagattaCTACCTCAAATGAATATGATAATAGAACTACGTGACATTCGTGCCCCGTTATCTACAAGGAATGTGGTTTTCGATCGAATAGCAAGAAGGGAACACGATATGATGAAGTTAGTGGTATACACTAGAAAGGATCTTATGCCCGGCAATAAGGCATATATAAGAAAGTTAAAGTATTGGCATGAAGAGTTGGGggaaaagtttattttacTGGATTGCCGGAACAGAATTGAGGTCAAGAATCTGCTAAAAGTATTagaatggaaaaatttcgagCTAGAGAAAAATGGCGGTTATTTACCTATGGGGTACCGAGCGTTGATCACGGGCATGCCTAATGTTGGAAAGTCCACTTTAATAAATAGCTTGAGGTCAATTTTTCACGGATACGATCGAGAGAATATGGGAAGACACAAGAAAGTGGCTAAAACTGGTGCCGAAGCTGGTGTTACGAGAGCCACAAGCGAGGTTATTAGAGTAGCTTCGCGGAATATGGAATcaagaaatgaaatataCTTGATAGATACTCCAGGGATTGGTGTTCCCGGTCGAGTTTCAGATCATAATAGAATGCTAGGACTAGCGTTATGTGGTAGTGTTAAAAATAACCTTATAGATCCAATATTTCAAGCAGATTACCTTTTATACCTAATGAACTTGcaaaatttaaatgaaggaagaaaagagctTTATCCTGGAAGCACTGACTCGCCCACAAACGATATATATGAGGTTCTAAGAAGGCTCCAAGCGAACAAAAGCCAAAACGAAAAATCAACGGCTATCGAGTGGACTAACAAATGGAGGTTACAAGGAAAGGGTATCATATTCGACCCTGAGGTACTGTTGAGTAATGACGAGTTTTCTTACAAAAGATATGTAAATAGCCAGTTAGAAAAGTTAGGAGAGCTCTCGTATGAAGGATTGTCTAACAAACTGAAGGGGAACCCCAACCAAGTATTTTAG